The window GCTGGCCGGTGAAGTCGGCGGCGGAGGCGACGAAGCCGACCACCTTCACGACCCGCTCGATCAGGTCCAGGTCACCGACCACCGACTTCACCGCGGCCAGCGCGTTGAGCGCGCAGATCTGCGCGAGCTCCTTGGCCTCCTCCGGGGTGACCTCGGCGCCGACCTTGCCGGTGGTCGGCAGCTTGCCGCCCACCATCGGCAGCTGGCCGGAGGTGAAGACGAACTCGCCCGAGCGCAGGGCCGGCACGTAGG of the Kitasatospora sp. NBC_01246 genome contains:
- a CDS encoding RidA family protein; protein product: MSKVEEKLAELGLTLPPVAAPVAAYVPALRSGEFVFTSGQLPMVGGKLPTTGKVGAEVTPEEAKELAQICALNALAAVKSVVGDLDLIERVVKVVGFVASAADFTGQPGVINGASELLGQVLGEAGVHARSAVGVTVLPLDAPVEVELQVRVKA